One genomic window of Polyodon spathula isolate WHYD16114869_AA chromosome 8, ASM1765450v1, whole genome shotgun sequence includes the following:
- the th2 gene encoding tyrosine hydroxylase 2, protein MKSDVQSAQHYTGRRRSLIEDARKEKEAGSPTSTDTKDGLVFKQENERITLNVFFTLRNAKNAGLSKTGKVFETCESRIHHIETRPTKKSKNGVEDLEFFIRCEVHSSDINILINSLKRVADDVKTSREEKVPWFPKKIRDLDKCHHLITKYDPDLDHDHPGYSDPEYRKRRSFISELAFNYREGEPLPRVEYTPEEIAICCTTLFLEKTGFQLRPVAGLLAAKDFLASLAFRVFQCTQYIRHASSPMHSPEPDCCHELLGHIPMLADKEFAQFSQEIGLASLGASDEDIEKLSTLYWFTVEFGLCKQNGVIKAYGAGLLSSYGELLYALSNEPEYKPFDPEITAVQPYQDQTYQPVYFVSESFEEAKTKLRQYSSKIKKAFSVRYDPFTCSIEVLDKPQKVKNALNQMRDELKNLCFALEKLS, encoded by the exons ATGAAGTCCGACGTGCAGAGTGCCCAACATTACACAGGCAGGAGGCGAAGTCTTATTGAAGACGCCAGGAAAGAGAAAGAGGCAGGATCTCCAACGTCCACCGACACGAAGGACGGTCTGGTGTTCAAACAAGAGAACGAGAGAATCACcttaaatgtattctttactctgAGGAATGCAAAAAACGCAGGTTTATCAAAGACTGGCAAAGTTTTCGAG ACATGTGAATCCAGGATTCATCACATTGAAACCCGACCAACCAAAAAATCAAAAAACGGCGTGGAAGATCTGGAATTCTTTATAAGATGTGAGGTGCACAGTTCCGatatcaacattttaataaattcacTCAAAAGAGTAGCCGATGACGTGAAAACTAGCAGAGAAGAGAAAG tacCCTGGTTTCCAAAAAAGATAAGAGATCTGGACAAATGTCATCATTTAATTACCAAATATGATCCAGACCTAGACCACGATCACCCC GGCTATTCTGACCCAGAATACAGAAAAAGGAGGTCGTTCATTTCAGAATTAGCTTTCAACTACAGAGA GGGTGAACCATTGCCGAGAGTTGAATACACACCAGAGGAAATCGCTATTTg TTGCACTACCTTATTTTTAGAAAAGACGGGGTTCCAGTTACGACCAGTTGCGGGGTTGCTGGCTGCAAAAGACTTCCTGGCAAGCCTGGCATTCCGTGTCTTTCAGTGCACTCAGTATATCAGGCACGCTTCCTCGCCCATGCATTCACCAGAACC TGATTGCTGCCACGAGTTGCTAGGTCATATACCAATGTTGGCAGACAAAGAATTTGCACAGTTTTCACAG GAAATTGGGCTGGCCTCACTGGGAGCTTCAGATGAGGACATTGAGAAACTTTCAACT CTGTACTGGTTCACGGTTGAGTTTGGACTCTGCAAACAAAATGGGGTCATAAAAGCATATGGGGCTGGCCTTCTATCATCCTATGGAGAACTTCTG tATGCTCTATCTAATGAGCCTGAATACAAACCTTTCGATCCGGAGATAACTGCAGTACAGCCGTACCAAGACCAGACTTACCAGCCTGTTTATTTTGTCTCAGAAAGCTTTGAAGAAGCAAAAACCAAATTACG acagTATTCTTCAAAGATCAAGAAAGCTTTCTCAGTTCGTTATGATCCCTTTACCTGTAGCATTGAGGTTCTGGATAAGCCTCAGAAAGTGAAAAACGCACTGAATCAGATGAGAGATGAGCTGAAGAACCTCTGCTTTGCTCTGGAAAAGCTAAGCTGA